A stretch of the Plodia interpunctella isolate USDA-ARS_2022_Savannah chromosome Z, ilPloInte3.2, whole genome shotgun sequence genome encodes the following:
- the Coq8 gene encoding atypical kinase COQ8B, mitochondrial isoform X1 — protein sequence MSHINDLIGVVKGLRMVIEAGIKLQQENARIIWNNSNVKSLVTTCPTNTLTAFKPSSTSADDFFERARVVVHGFRQYATMHVPNVDLNSEPNMESNTKQSVMDAETRDEIEELNREFAKTFERLKQSQENNSSQPVQSNVEYIAPLEKIKPSVEILEKMSQSASESYPQVVTSASTSGIASGAGVSKPVAKKKVRVSLSEHSKARVVPSSRIGRMISFGSLAAGLGVGTVAQYARNTLQSVSGRVDDSTNAFLSPANAERIVDTLCKVRGAALKLGQLLSIQDDTMISPELQRIFERVRQSADFMPSWQVEKVMTSQLGLDWRSKVQHFEDKPFAAASIGQVHLAVLHNGQEVAMKVQYPGVAKGINSDIDNLIGVMKVWNIFPKGMFIDNIVEVAKKELAWEVDYVREAECTRKFKRLLSPFPEYFVPDVIDELCASEVITTELIDGSPLDKFFDAPEETRVDIASKIMRLCLREMFVLRCMQTDPNWANFFYNPTTRQVILLDFGATREYSKEFMDQYIEIIKAASEGDRSAILHKSREMKFLTGYESKIMEETHIDTVMIMGEVFTSAGSGEFDFGTQKTTRRIQALVPTILNHRLCPPPEEIYSLHRKLSGVFLLCSKMKIKMNCRDMFNEIYARYKINSVR from the exons ATGTCACACATTAACGACTTAATAGGTGTAGTGAAGGGGCTGCGAATGGTGATAGAAGCGGGAATAAAACTCCAGCAAGAAAATGCTAGGATTATATGGAATAACTCCAATGTAAAATCACTAGTTACCACCTGCCCAACTAACACACTCACTGCTTTCAAACCAAGTTCAACGTCTGCTGATGATTTCTTTGAACGGGCAAGGGTTGTAGTCCACGGATTCAGGCAGTATGCTACTATGCATGTACCTAATGTGGATCTTAATTCAGAGCCGAACATGGAGTCCAACACAAAACAGTCTGTCATGGATGCGGAAACAAGGGATGAAATAGAAGAGCTGAATAGAGAGTTCGCTAAGACATTTGAGAGGTTGAAGCAGtcacaagaaaataatagttCACAACCAGTGCAGTCCAATGTGGAATATATTGCGCCTTTGGAGAAAATTAAACCTTCAGTGGAAATTCTCGAGAAAATGTCTCAGTCAGCAAGTGAAAGCTATCCTCAAGTTGTGACATCTGCGAGTACGTCAGGCATTGCCAGCGGGGCTGGAGTCTCCAAGCCTGTTGCTAAGAAGAAAGTCAGAGTTTCC CTAAGTGAACACTCGAAGGCGCGTGTGGTGCCATCATCGCGCATCGGGCGGATGATCTCGTTCGGGTCGCTGGCGGCAGGGCTCGGCGTGGGCACCGTAGCGCAATACGCCAGGAACACGTTGCAATCCGTCTCGGGACGCGTCGACGACTCCACCAACGCCTTCCTATCGCCCGCCAACGCTGAGAGAATTGTGGACACGTTGTGCAAAGTCAGAG GAGCGGCCCTGAAACTTGGGCAGCTGCTAAGCATACAAGACGACACGATGATATCTCCCGAGCTCCAGCGCATCTTCGAGCGCGTCCGGCAGTCGGCGGACTTTATGCCGTCGTGGCAGGTGGAGAAGGTGATGACCTCACAGCTCGGCCTCGACTGGAGGTCCAAAGTGCAGCATTTCGAGGACAAGCCATTCGCAGCAGCTTCTATTG GCCAAGTGCACTTAGCAGTCTTACACAACGGTCAAGAGGTGGCGATGAAAGTGCAATATCCAGGGGTTGCGAAGGGAATCAATAGCGACATCGACAATCTGATCGGAGTTATGAAG GTCTGGAACATATTCCCGAAGGGCATGTTCATCGACAACATAGTGGAGGTAGCTAAGAAGGAGTTGGCGTGGGAGGTAGACTACGTGCGCGAGGCGGAGTGCACGCGCAAGTTCAAGCGATTGCTCTCGCCGTTCCCAGAATACTTCGTGCCTGATGTTATAG ACGAGCTCTGCGCATCAGAAGTGATAACAACAGAGCTTATAGACGGTTCGCCATTGGACAAATTCTTCGACGCGCCAGAAGAGACGCGAGTGGATATCGCGTCGAAAATCATGAGGCTGTGTTTGAGGGAAATGTTCGTGTTGCGTTGCATGCAGACCGACCCCAACTGGGCCAACTTCTTCTACAACCCGACCACGAGACAG GTGATCTTATTGGATTTCGGCGCTACTCGCGAATACAGCAAAGAGTTCATGGACCAATACATTGAGATAATAAAGGCGGCGTCGGAAGGCGATCGCAGCGCCATCCTCCACAAGTCCAGGGAAATGAAATTCCTCACGGGATACGAGTCCAAG ATAATGGAAGAAACCCACATAGACACGGTGATGATAATGGGCGAAGTGTTCACCAGCGCAGGTTCTGGGGAATTCGACTTCGGCACACAAAAGACGACGCGCCGCATCCAAGCGCTTGTGCCCACCATTCTAAACCATAGACTATGCCCGCCTCCCGAGGAAATCTACTCTCTGCACAGAAAATTGTCTGGCGTATTCTTATTGTGTTCCAAAATGAAAATCAAGATGAACTGCAGGGATATGTTCAATGAAATCTATGCGAGGTATAAGATTAATAGTGTCAGATAA
- the Coq8 gene encoding atypical kinase COQ8B, mitochondrial isoform X2 — MESNTKQSVMDAETRDEIEELNREFAKTFERLKQSQENNSSQPVQSNVEYIAPLEKIKPSVEILEKMSQSASESYPQVVTSASTSGIASGAGVSKPVAKKKVRVSLSEHSKARVVPSSRIGRMISFGSLAAGLGVGTVAQYARNTLQSVSGRVDDSTNAFLSPANAERIVDTLCKVRGAALKLGQLLSIQDDTMISPELQRIFERVRQSADFMPSWQVEKVMTSQLGLDWRSKVQHFEDKPFAAASIGQVHLAVLHNGQEVAMKVQYPGVAKGINSDIDNLIGVMKVWNIFPKGMFIDNIVEVAKKELAWEVDYVREAECTRKFKRLLSPFPEYFVPDVIDELCASEVITTELIDGSPLDKFFDAPEETRVDIASKIMRLCLREMFVLRCMQTDPNWANFFYNPTTRQVILLDFGATREYSKEFMDQYIEIIKAASEGDRSAILHKSREMKFLTGYESKIMEETHIDTVMIMGEVFTSAGSGEFDFGTQKTTRRIQALVPTILNHRLCPPPEEIYSLHRKLSGVFLLCSKMKIKMNCRDMFNEIYARYKINSVR, encoded by the exons ATGGAGTCCAACACAAAACAGTCTGTCATGGATGCGGAAACAAGGGATGAAATAGAAGAGCTGAATAGAGAGTTCGCTAAGACATTTGAGAGGTTGAAGCAGtcacaagaaaataatagttCACAACCAGTGCAGTCCAATGTGGAATATATTGCGCCTTTGGAGAAAATTAAACCTTCAGTGGAAATTCTCGAGAAAATGTCTCAGTCAGCAAGTGAAAGCTATCCTCAAGTTGTGACATCTGCGAGTACGTCAGGCATTGCCAGCGGGGCTGGAGTCTCCAAGCCTGTTGCTAAGAAGAAAGTCAGAGTTTCC CTAAGTGAACACTCGAAGGCGCGTGTGGTGCCATCATCGCGCATCGGGCGGATGATCTCGTTCGGGTCGCTGGCGGCAGGGCTCGGCGTGGGCACCGTAGCGCAATACGCCAGGAACACGTTGCAATCCGTCTCGGGACGCGTCGACGACTCCACCAACGCCTTCCTATCGCCCGCCAACGCTGAGAGAATTGTGGACACGTTGTGCAAAGTCAGAG GAGCGGCCCTGAAACTTGGGCAGCTGCTAAGCATACAAGACGACACGATGATATCTCCCGAGCTCCAGCGCATCTTCGAGCGCGTCCGGCAGTCGGCGGACTTTATGCCGTCGTGGCAGGTGGAGAAGGTGATGACCTCACAGCTCGGCCTCGACTGGAGGTCCAAAGTGCAGCATTTCGAGGACAAGCCATTCGCAGCAGCTTCTATTG GCCAAGTGCACTTAGCAGTCTTACACAACGGTCAAGAGGTGGCGATGAAAGTGCAATATCCAGGGGTTGCGAAGGGAATCAATAGCGACATCGACAATCTGATCGGAGTTATGAAG GTCTGGAACATATTCCCGAAGGGCATGTTCATCGACAACATAGTGGAGGTAGCTAAGAAGGAGTTGGCGTGGGAGGTAGACTACGTGCGCGAGGCGGAGTGCACGCGCAAGTTCAAGCGATTGCTCTCGCCGTTCCCAGAATACTTCGTGCCTGATGTTATAG ACGAGCTCTGCGCATCAGAAGTGATAACAACAGAGCTTATAGACGGTTCGCCATTGGACAAATTCTTCGACGCGCCAGAAGAGACGCGAGTGGATATCGCGTCGAAAATCATGAGGCTGTGTTTGAGGGAAATGTTCGTGTTGCGTTGCATGCAGACCGACCCCAACTGGGCCAACTTCTTCTACAACCCGACCACGAGACAG GTGATCTTATTGGATTTCGGCGCTACTCGCGAATACAGCAAAGAGTTCATGGACCAATACATTGAGATAATAAAGGCGGCGTCGGAAGGCGATCGCAGCGCCATCCTCCACAAGTCCAGGGAAATGAAATTCCTCACGGGATACGAGTCCAAG ATAATGGAAGAAACCCACATAGACACGGTGATGATAATGGGCGAAGTGTTCACCAGCGCAGGTTCTGGGGAATTCGACTTCGGCACACAAAAGACGACGCGCCGCATCCAAGCGCTTGTGCCCACCATTCTAAACCATAGACTATGCCCGCCTCCCGAGGAAATCTACTCTCTGCACAGAAAATTGTCTGGCGTATTCTTATTGTGTTCCAAAATGAAAATCAAGATGAACTGCAGGGATATGTTCAATGAAATCTATGCGAGGTATAAGATTAATAGTGTCAGATAA